A stretch of Allostreptomyces psammosilenae DNA encodes these proteins:
- the tsaE gene encoding tRNA (adenosine(37)-N6)-threonylcarbamoyltransferase complex ATPase subunit type 1 TsaE, with protein sequence MTELGRRLAALLRPGDLVLLSGELGAGKTTLTRGIGVGLGVRGAVTSPTFVIARVHPSEVGGPALVHVDAYRLGGGLEEMEDLDLDVSLPDSVVVVEWGEGKVEELSEDRLHVVIERRIGGDAAGVVGVAGEAGVGAGVAGEPEVGEEEHDPRLVRLVGHGRRWAGVDLAALGD encoded by the coding sequence ATGACGGAGCTGGGCCGACGGCTGGCCGCGCTGCTCCGGCCGGGCGACCTGGTGCTGCTCTCCGGCGAGCTGGGTGCCGGGAAGACCACGCTGACCAGGGGGATCGGGGTGGGCTTGGGCGTTCGTGGGGCGGTCACCTCGCCCACCTTCGTGATCGCCCGGGTGCACCCCTCCGAGGTGGGGGGTCCGGCGCTGGTGCACGTGGACGCGTACCGGCTCGGCGGCGGGCTGGAGGAGATGGAGGACCTGGACCTGGACGTCTCGCTGCCGGACTCGGTGGTCGTCGTCGAGTGGGGCGAGGGGAAGGTCGAGGAACTGTCGGAGGACCGGCTGCACGTGGTGATCGAGCGCCGGATCGGCGGCGACGCCGCGGGTGTCGTGGGCGTGGCCGGCGAGGCGGGTGTGGGGGCCGGTGTGGCAGGTGAGCCGGAGGTGGGGGAGGAGGAGCACGATCCCCGCCTGGTGCGGCTGGTGGGCCACGGGCGCCGCTGGGCCGGGGTGGACCTCGCCGCCCTCGGCGACTGA
- the tsaB gene encoding tRNA (adenosine(37)-N6)-threonylcarbamoyltransferase complex dimerization subunit type 1 TsaB — protein sequence MLLLAFDTATPAITAALYGTAPTQPGPPELLAESTQVDARRHGELLLPSVDGLLRRTALTPADLTALVVGVGPGPYTGLRVGLTTAVTMGEALGIPVYGLCTLDAIAYAARAAGLTGPFAVATDARRKEVYWARYGADGARQGSPAVDRPERIADSLADVPVVGAGAVLHHAAFRTVLTAADGMPELASAAAHAALAAEEIAAGRTASAEPVGETRPADENEPVLEAPDENKPADDAGARRRQPVLVPPVPLYLRRPDAQVPAGYKAVLPPVSV from the coding sequence GTGCTCCTGCTGGCTTTCGACACCGCGACCCCGGCCATCACCGCCGCCCTGTACGGCACGGCCCCCACCCAGCCCGGCCCGCCGGAGCTCCTCGCCGAATCCACCCAGGTCGACGCCCGCCGGCACGGCGAGCTGCTGCTCCCCTCGGTGGACGGGCTGCTGCGCCGCACCGCCCTCACCCCCGCCGACCTCACCGCCCTCGTCGTCGGCGTGGGCCCCGGCCCCTACACCGGTCTGCGCGTCGGCCTGACCACCGCGGTCACCATGGGCGAGGCGCTGGGCATCCCGGTGTACGGCCTGTGCACCCTGGACGCCATCGCCTACGCCGCCCGCGCCGCCGGCCTGACCGGGCCCTTCGCCGTGGCCACGGACGCCCGGCGCAAGGAGGTCTACTGGGCCCGCTACGGCGCCGACGGCGCACGGCAGGGCTCCCCGGCCGTGGACCGGCCGGAGCGGATCGCGGACAGCCTGGCGGACGTGCCGGTCGTCGGCGCCGGAGCGGTGCTGCACCACGCGGCATTCCGCACCGTGCTCACCGCCGCCGACGGCATGCCGGAGCTGGCCTCCGCCGCCGCACACGCGGCGCTCGCCGCCGAGGAGATCGCCGCCGGGCGCACGGCCTCGGCGGAACCGGTCGGCGAAACCCGGCCCGCCGACGAGAACGAACCCGTCCTCGAGGCGCCCGACGAGAACAAGCCCGCCGACGACGCCGGCGCCCGGCGGCGGCAGCCCGTGCTGGTGCCGCCGGTGCCGCTGTATCTGCGGCGGCCGGACGCCCAGGTGCCGGCCGGCTACAAGGCCGTCCTCCCGCCGGTGAGCGTCTGA
- the rimI gene encoding ribosomal protein S18-alanine N-acetyltransferase, translated as MTKHAIPFRLRPMRWWDLESVLALERRLFPEDAWSPGMFWSELADTRHPAATRHYTVAEEVTAPADAPGGGPDAPGGGPDDAPGGGPDGAPGRVIGYAGLMAVGGTGDVQTIAVHRDAWGTGVGSALLTDLIIAAGRYGCERLLLEVRVDNDRAQRLYERFGFRPLGIRRGYYQPAGVDALVMGLESPGAAPLPTAEPLPAADPPADPPRPGEEGTTRAR; from the coding sequence ATGACCAAGCACGCCATCCCGTTCCGGCTGCGGCCGATGCGCTGGTGGGACCTCGAGTCCGTCCTCGCCCTGGAACGCCGGCTGTTCCCCGAGGACGCCTGGTCGCCGGGCATGTTCTGGTCCGAGCTGGCCGACACCCGGCACCCGGCCGCCACCCGCCACTACACGGTCGCCGAGGAGGTGACCGCCCCGGCGGACGCTCCCGGCGGTGGCCCGGACGCTCCCGGCGGCGGACCGGACGACGCTCCCGGCGGCGGACCGGACGGGGCGCCGGGACGGGTGATCGGCTACGCCGGCCTGATGGCCGTGGGCGGCACCGGCGACGTCCAGACCATCGCCGTGCACCGCGACGCCTGGGGCACCGGCGTCGGATCCGCGCTGCTCACCGACCTGATCATCGCCGCCGGCCGTTACGGTTGTGAACGGCTGCTGCTGGAGGTGCGGGTGGACAACGACCGTGCCCAGCGGCTCTACGAGCGCTTCGGCTTCCGCCCGCTCGGAATCCGGCGCGGCTACTACCAGCCGGCCGGCGTGGACGCCCTGGTCATGGGCCTGGAATCGCCCGGCGCCGCCCCACTGCCGACGGCCGAACCACTGCCGGCAGCCGACCCGCCGGCCGACCCACCACGACCCGGAGAAGAAGGAACCACCCGTGCCCGATGA
- the tsaD gene encoding tRNA (adenosine(37)-N6)-threonylcarbamoyltransferase complex transferase subunit TsaD — MPDEPLVLGIETSCDETGVGIVRGTTLLADEVASSVDEHARFGGVVPEVASRAHLEAMVPTIRRALRTAGVTARDLDAIAVTAGPGLAGALLVGVSAAKAYAYALGKPLYGVNHLASHICVDQLEHGPLPEPTMALLVSGGHSSLLLAPDITSDVRPLGATIDDAAGEAFDKVARVLGLGFPGGPAVDRLAREGDPAAIAFPRGLTGPRDAPYDFSFSGLKTSVARWVEARQRAGQPVPVADVAASFQEAVTDVLTRKAIRACQEHGVDHLMIGGGVAANSRLRAMAEERCADAGIRLRVPRAKLCTDNGAMVAALGAEMVARGRAASAIDLPADSSLPVTEISVPAVVERLL; from the coding sequence GTGCCCGATGAGCCCCTGGTGCTCGGCATCGAGACCTCCTGCGACGAGACCGGCGTCGGCATCGTGCGCGGGACGACCCTGCTCGCCGACGAGGTGGCCTCCAGCGTCGACGAGCACGCCCGCTTCGGCGGGGTCGTGCCGGAGGTGGCCAGCCGCGCCCACCTGGAGGCGATGGTCCCCACGATCCGCCGCGCGCTGCGCACGGCCGGGGTGACCGCGCGCGACCTCGACGCCATCGCCGTCACCGCCGGCCCGGGGCTCGCCGGGGCGCTGCTGGTGGGCGTCTCCGCGGCCAAGGCCTACGCCTACGCCCTGGGCAAGCCGCTGTACGGGGTCAACCACCTGGCCTCGCACATCTGCGTCGACCAGTTGGAGCACGGGCCGCTTCCCGAGCCGACCATGGCGCTGCTGGTCTCCGGTGGGCACTCCTCGCTGCTGCTCGCCCCGGACATCACCTCCGACGTCCGGCCGCTGGGCGCGACCATCGACGACGCGGCCGGCGAGGCGTTCGACAAGGTGGCCCGGGTGCTGGGCCTCGGTTTCCCGGGCGGCCCGGCGGTGGACCGGCTGGCCCGCGAGGGCGACCCGGCGGCCATCGCGTTCCCGCGCGGCCTGACCGGTCCGCGCGACGCCCCCTACGACTTCTCCTTCTCCGGCCTGAAGACGTCCGTCGCCCGCTGGGTGGAGGCCCGCCAGCGGGCCGGGCAGCCGGTGCCGGTGGCCGACGTCGCCGCGTCCTTCCAGGAGGCCGTGACCGACGTGCTGACGCGGAAGGCCATCCGGGCCTGTCAGGAGCACGGCGTCGACCATCTGATGATCGGCGGCGGCGTGGCGGCCAACTCCCGGCTGCGCGCGATGGCCGAGGAGCGGTGCGCGGACGCCGGTATCCGGCTGCGGGTGCCCCGCGCCAAGCTGTGCACCGACAACGGGGCGATGGTGGCCGCGCTGGGCGCGGAGATGGTGGCCCGGGGGCGGGCGGCCTCCGCGATCGACCTGCCGGCGGACTCCTCGCTGCCGGTGACCGAGATCTCCGTGCCGGCGGTCGTCGAACGCCTGCTGTGA
- a CDS encoding class I SAM-dependent methyltransferase: protein MDPRTLTTLRTADGERLLEQLRDFQPGQELALATRLRREHPAELVSAALTQARLRQRARAKFGAEADAMFFTPGGVEQSTRADVATHRARRIAERLGGSGRVADLCCGIGADAVALARAGLAVLAVDADPATCAVAEANAAALGLADRVEVVCGDAAGTLAAALADGDAFDAVFLDPARRDGRGRIFDPEGYSPPLSTAVELARLGRAVGAVKVAPGIPHEAVPDDATAEWVSVRGDVKEAVLWFGAPAGGPDPAARAAERFTATLLPGAPPLRGPGTAQAPDGPVLRYLHEPDGAVVRAHLVAEVAEQLGGHLIDPTIAYITADTPGPSPYTSAYEITDVLPFNLKRLRAIVRERAIGTLTVKKRGSAVQPEELRRRVKPAGPNAATVIVTRVAGAPTMLLAQPVGG, encoded by the coding sequence ATGGACCCCCGCACCCTGACCACGCTGCGCACCGCCGACGGCGAACGATTGCTCGAACAGCTGCGCGACTTCCAGCCGGGTCAGGAGCTGGCGCTGGCCACCCGGCTGCGCCGGGAGCACCCCGCCGAGCTGGTCTCCGCGGCGCTCACCCAGGCGCGGCTGCGGCAGCGGGCCCGGGCCAAGTTCGGTGCCGAGGCCGACGCCATGTTCTTCACCCCGGGCGGCGTGGAGCAGTCCACCCGCGCCGACGTCGCCACCCACCGGGCCCGGCGGATCGCCGAGCGCCTCGGCGGCTCCGGCCGGGTCGCCGACCTGTGCTGCGGGATCGGGGCGGACGCCGTGGCGCTGGCCCGCGCCGGACTGGCCGTGCTGGCCGTCGACGCCGACCCGGCGACCTGCGCCGTCGCCGAGGCCAACGCGGCGGCGCTGGGCCTGGCCGACCGCGTCGAGGTGGTCTGCGGCGACGCCGCCGGCACGCTGGCCGCCGCCCTCGCCGACGGCGACGCCTTCGACGCCGTCTTCCTGGACCCGGCCCGCCGCGACGGCCGCGGCCGGATCTTCGACCCCGAGGGCTACTCGCCGCCGCTGTCCACCGCCGTGGAGCTGGCCCGGCTCGGCCGCGCGGTCGGCGCGGTGAAGGTCGCCCCCGGCATCCCGCACGAGGCCGTCCCCGACGACGCCACGGCCGAGTGGGTCTCCGTGCGCGGCGACGTCAAGGAGGCCGTCCTGTGGTTCGGGGCGCCGGCGGGCGGGCCGGACCCGGCGGCGCGGGCGGCCGAACGCTTCACCGCCACCCTGCTGCCCGGCGCCCCGCCGCTGCGCGGCCCGGGAACCGCCCAGGCCCCCGACGGGCCGGTGCTCCGCTACCTGCACGAGCCGGACGGCGCCGTCGTCCGCGCCCACCTGGTCGCCGAGGTCGCCGAACAGCTCGGCGGCCACCTCATCGACCCGACCATCGCCTACATCACCGCCGACACCCCCGGCCCCTCCCCCTACACCAGCGCCTACGAGATCACCGACGTGCTGCCGTTCAACCTCAAGCGGCTGCGGGCCATCGTCCGGGAACGCGCCATCGGCACCCTGACCGTGAAGAAGCGCGGCTCGGCCGTCCAACCCGAGGAACTGCGCCGCCGCGTCAAGCCCGCCGGCCCCAACGCCGCCACCGTGATCGTCACCCGCGTCGCCGGCGCCCCCACGATGCTCCTGGCCCAGCCGGTAGGCGGATGA
- the groES gene encoding co-chaperone GroES, translating into MTTASTKVAIKPLEDRIVVQPLDAEQTTASGLVIPDTAKEKPQEGTVLAVGPGRFEDGKRLPLDVKVGDVVLYSKYGGTEVKYNGEEYLVLSARDVLAIVEK; encoded by the coding sequence GTGACGACCGCCAGCACCAAGGTTGCCATCAAGCCGCTCGAGGACCGCATCGTGGTCCAGCCGCTCGACGCCGAGCAGACCACCGCCTCCGGCCTGGTCATCCCGGACACCGCCAAGGAGAAGCCCCAGGAGGGCACCGTCCTGGCCGTGGGCCCGGGCCGCTTCGAGGACGGCAAGCGCCTGCCGCTCGACGTCAAGGTGGGCGACGTCGTGCTCTACAGCAAGTACGGCGGCACCGAGGTGAAGTACAACGGCGAGGAGTACCTCGTCCTCTCGGCCCGCGACGTCCTCGCGATCGTCGAGAAGTGA
- the groL gene encoding chaperonin GroEL (60 kDa chaperone family; promotes refolding of misfolded polypeptides especially under stressful conditions; forms two stacked rings of heptamers to form a barrel-shaped 14mer; ends can be capped by GroES; misfolded proteins enter the barrel where they are refolded when GroES binds), with the protein MAKILKFDDDARRALERGVNKLADTVKVTIGPKGRNVVIDKKFGAPTITNDGVTIAREIEVDDPYENLGAQLVKEVATKTNDIAGDGTTTATVLAQALVREGLRNVAAGASPAALKKGIDAAVKAVSEQLHAHAREIEGRDDIAAVAALSAQDKEIGATIADAFEKVGKDGVITVEESSTFGVDLDFTEGMQFDKGYLSPYMVTDSERMEAVLEDPYILIHQGKISAIADLLPLLEKVIQAGASKPLLIIAEDVEGEALSTLVVNKIRGTFNAVAVKAPGFGDRRKAMLGDMATLTGGTVVAEEVGLKLDQVGLDVLGSARRVTVTKDDTVIVDGAGSAEDVAARVAQIKAEIEVTDSDWDREKLQERLAKLSGGVCVIRAGAATEVELKEKKHRLEDAISATRAAVEEGIVSGGGSALVHAAKVLEDGLGLTGDEATGVNVVRRAVVEPLRWIAENAGLEGYVITSKVAELEPGQGYNAATGEYGDLVKAGVIDPVKVTRSALENAASIASLLLTTETLVVDKPAEEEAEAGHGHSHGHSH; encoded by the coding sequence ATGGCGAAGATCCTGAAGTTCGACGACGACGCCCGCCGCGCCCTGGAGCGCGGTGTCAACAAGCTCGCCGACACGGTCAAGGTGACCATCGGCCCCAAGGGCCGCAACGTCGTCATCGACAAGAAGTTCGGCGCCCCCACCATCACCAACGACGGCGTCACGATCGCCCGGGAGATCGAGGTCGACGACCCGTACGAGAACCTCGGCGCCCAGCTGGTGAAGGAGGTGGCGACCAAGACCAACGACATCGCGGGTGACGGCACCACCACCGCCACCGTGCTGGCCCAGGCGCTGGTCCGCGAGGGTCTGCGCAACGTCGCCGCCGGCGCCTCCCCGGCCGCCCTGAAGAAGGGCATCGACGCCGCCGTCAAGGCCGTCTCCGAGCAGCTGCACGCGCACGCCCGGGAGATCGAGGGCCGCGACGACATCGCCGCCGTGGCCGCGCTGTCCGCCCAGGACAAGGAGATCGGCGCCACCATCGCCGACGCCTTCGAGAAGGTCGGCAAGGACGGCGTGATCACCGTCGAGGAGTCCTCCACCTTCGGCGTGGACCTGGACTTCACCGAGGGCATGCAGTTCGACAAGGGCTACCTGTCGCCCTACATGGTCACCGACTCCGAGCGCATGGAGGCGGTGCTGGAGGACCCGTACATCCTCATCCACCAGGGCAAGATCTCGGCCATCGCCGACCTGCTGCCGCTGCTGGAGAAGGTCATCCAGGCCGGTGCCTCCAAGCCGCTGCTGATCATCGCCGAGGACGTCGAGGGCGAGGCCCTGTCCACCCTCGTGGTCAACAAGATCCGCGGCACCTTCAACGCCGTCGCCGTCAAGGCCCCCGGCTTCGGTGACCGCCGCAAGGCGATGCTCGGCGACATGGCCACCCTCACCGGCGGCACCGTCGTCGCCGAGGAGGTCGGCCTCAAGCTCGACCAGGTCGGCCTGGACGTGCTCGGCAGCGCCCGCCGGGTGACCGTCACCAAGGACGACACCGTGATCGTGGACGGCGCCGGCTCGGCCGAGGACGTGGCCGCCCGCGTCGCCCAGATCAAGGCCGAGATCGAGGTCACCGACTCCGACTGGGACCGCGAGAAGCTCCAGGAGCGCCTGGCCAAGCTGTCCGGCGGCGTCTGCGTGATCCGCGCCGGCGCGGCCACCGAGGTCGAGCTCAAGGAGAAGAAGCACCGCCTGGAGGACGCCATCTCCGCGACCCGCGCCGCGGTCGAGGAGGGCATCGTCTCCGGTGGCGGCTCCGCCCTGGTGCACGCCGCCAAGGTGCTGGAGGACGGCCTCGGCCTGACCGGCGACGAGGCCACCGGCGTCAACGTGGTGCGCCGCGCCGTCGTCGAGCCGCTGCGCTGGATCGCCGAGAACGCCGGCCTGGAGGGCTACGTCATCACCTCCAAGGTCGCCGAGCTGGAGCCCGGCCAGGGCTACAACGCGGCCACCGGCGAGTACGGCGACCTGGTCAAGGCCGGCGTCATCGACCCGGTGAAGGTCACCCGCTCCGCCCTGGAGAACGCCGCCTCCATCGCCTCCCTGCTGCTCACCACCGAGACCCTCGTGGTGGACAAGCCGGCGGAGGAGGAGGCCGAGGCCGGCCACGGCCACTCCCACGGTCACTCGCACTGA
- a CDS encoding MOSC domain-containing protein — MNASPSAAPRPPHADAAPTGRVFSVNVGQARATEHAAVGVTGIDKRPVDGPVRVAAPGPRGTGGSGLVGDAIGDLRHHGGDDQAVYAYAREDLDGWAEELGRELPGGSFGENLTTTGVDVNGARIGERWQIGDELLLEVCGARIPCRTFADKMGVRGWVRRFTQAVLPGAYLRVLRPGEVRAGDAVRIAHRPDHDVTVALVFRAFTTESDLLPRLLVADALPERLKEKARKRLPMELDDVEVVGEPTA, encoded by the coding sequence ATGAACGCTTCCCCCAGCGCCGCCCCGCGGCCCCCACACGCCGACGCCGCCCCGACCGGGCGGGTGTTCAGCGTCAACGTCGGTCAGGCCCGGGCGACCGAGCACGCCGCCGTCGGCGTCACCGGCATCGACAAGCGCCCGGTGGACGGCCCGGTCCGGGTCGCCGCCCCGGGCCCGAGGGGCACCGGCGGCTCCGGGCTGGTCGGCGACGCCATCGGCGACCTGCGCCACCACGGCGGCGACGACCAGGCCGTCTACGCCTACGCCCGCGAGGACCTGGACGGCTGGGCGGAGGAGCTCGGCCGCGAGCTGCCCGGCGGTTCCTTCGGGGAGAACCTCACCACCACCGGCGTGGACGTCAACGGCGCGCGGATCGGCGAGCGCTGGCAGATCGGGGACGAGCTGCTGCTGGAGGTGTGCGGGGCGCGCATCCCGTGCCGCACCTTCGCCGACAAGATGGGCGTGCGGGGCTGGGTCAGGCGGTTCACCCAGGCGGTGCTGCCCGGCGCCTACCTGCGGGTGCTGCGGCCGGGGGAGGTGCGCGCCGGGGATGCCGTCCGGATCGCGCACCGTCCGGACCACGACGTGACGGTCGCCCTGGTGTTCCGGGCGTTCACCACGGAGAGTGACCTGCTGCCGCGCCTGCTGGTGGCCGACGCCCTCCCGGAACGCCTGAAGGAGAAGGCCCGCAAGCGCCTCCCGATGGAGCTGGACGACGTGGAGGTCGTGGGCGAACCCACCGCCTGA
- a CDS encoding LysR family transcriptional regulator, translating into MLDIRHLRVLQAVARTGSFSGAARELNLTQPAVSQQIRALEKAVDTPVVVRAGRRMDLTEAGAVLVRHAVTILDGLAAAEEEVAALAGLRSGRVRLAAFPSASSTLVPPAVAAVRAAHPGVRLSLVEAEPPESVEMLREGDCEVALAFRYPGAEYGGAEYGGAEYAGAEYAAPGHRDAGHPGTGPEPAGRRAGGSGWDGLTEVPLLTDRLVGLLPSAHPLLAATRGERPVRLAELAEEPWIAGCPQCRGNLVEECARQGFAPRIEFATDDSPAVVGLVAAGLGVAVLPALALGAVRGAGVEVVELGPPLRREVVALTVPDLARVPSVRAALDELVRAARTLVSPVAP; encoded by the coding sequence GTGCTCGACATCCGCCATCTGCGTGTGCTCCAGGCCGTGGCCCGGACCGGATCGTTCTCCGGCGCCGCCCGCGAGCTGAACCTCACCCAGCCCGCCGTCAGCCAGCAGATCAGGGCGTTGGAGAAGGCGGTCGACACCCCGGTGGTGGTGCGCGCCGGCCGGCGGATGGACCTCACCGAGGCCGGGGCGGTGCTGGTGCGGCACGCCGTGACCATCCTGGACGGGCTGGCCGCGGCGGAGGAGGAGGTGGCCGCGCTGGCCGGGCTGCGCTCCGGGCGGGTGCGGCTGGCGGCCTTCCCCAGCGCCAGCTCCACGCTGGTGCCGCCGGCCGTCGCCGCCGTCCGCGCGGCCCACCCGGGGGTGCGGCTGTCGCTGGTGGAGGCGGAGCCGCCGGAGTCGGTGGAGATGCTGCGGGAGGGCGACTGCGAGGTGGCGCTTGCCTTCCGCTACCCCGGCGCCGAGTACGGGGGAGCGGAGTACGGGGGAGCGGAGTACGCGGGAGCGGAATACGCCGCTCCGGGCCACCGGGACGCCGGCCACCCGGGCACCGGGCCGGAGCCGGCCGGGCGCCGGGCCGGCGGATCCGGCTGGGACGGGCTGACCGAGGTGCCGCTGCTCACCGACCGCCTGGTCGGGCTGCTGCCGTCGGCGCACCCGCTGCTGGCGGCGACCCGCGGCGAGCGGCCGGTGCGGCTGGCGGAGCTGGCCGAGGAGCCGTGGATCGCGGGCTGCCCGCAGTGCCGCGGCAACCTGGTGGAGGAGTGCGCGCGGCAGGGGTTCGCGCCGCGGATCGAGTTCGCCACGGACGACTCCCCGGCGGTGGTCGGCCTGGTCGCGGCCGGGCTGGGGGTGGCGGTGCTGCCCGCGCTGGCGCTGGGCGCGGTGCGCGGGGCGGGGGTGGAGGTGGTCGAGCTCGGCCCGCCGCTGCGCCGCGAGGTGGTGGCGCTGACCGTGCCGGACCTGGCCCGGGTGCCGTCCGTGCGGGCGGCGCTGGACGAGCTGGTGCGCGCCGCGCGCACCCTGGTGTCGCCGGTGGCGCCCTAG
- a CDS encoding WhiB family transcriptional regulator, giving the protein MADFSRLPGPNADLWDWQLSAACRGVDSALFFHPEGERGAARTSREAAAKEVCMRCPVREQCAAHALAVREPYGVWGGMTEEEREQILGRARQQQYSPQLGNPG; this is encoded by the coding sequence ATGGCAGATTTCTCCCGACTCCCCGGTCCCAACGCGGACCTGTGGGACTGGCAGCTGTCCGCCGCCTGCCGTGGGGTGGACAGCGCGCTGTTCTTCCATCCGGAGGGAGAGCGGGGGGCCGCCCGGACCTCCCGCGAGGCGGCGGCCAAGGAGGTCTGCATGCGCTGCCCCGTCCGGGAGCAGTGCGCCGCCCACGCGCTGGCGGTCCGCGAGCCGTACGGGGTGTGGGGCGGCATGACGGAGGAGGAGCGCGAGCAGATCCTCGGCAGGGCCCGGCAGCAGCAGTACAGCCCGCAGCTGGGCAATCCCGGGTGA
- a CDS encoding response regulator transcription factor, with protein sequence MTSVLVCDDSPLAREALRRAVATVPGVERVTTASNGEEVLRRWGADRSDLVLMDVRMPGLGGVETVRRLLSADPGARIIMLTVAEDLDGVALAVAAGARGYLHKDASRAELRATVTQALADPTWRLAPRRLRSSEMGAAPTLTAREIQVLEGMSHGRSNAEIGRELFLSEDTVKTHARRLFKKLGASDRAHAVALGFRWGLVR encoded by the coding sequence ATGACTTCCGTTCTCGTCTGTGACGACTCCCCACTCGCCCGCGAGGCACTGCGCCGCGCCGTGGCGACCGTCCCCGGGGTGGAGCGGGTGACCACCGCCAGCAACGGCGAGGAGGTGCTGCGCCGCTGGGGCGCCGACCGCTCCGACCTGGTGCTGATGGACGTGCGCATGCCCGGCCTCGGCGGCGTGGAGACGGTGCGCCGCCTGCTCTCCGCCGACCCCGGCGCGCGGATCATCATGCTGACCGTCGCCGAGGACCTCGACGGCGTCGCGCTGGCCGTCGCCGCCGGCGCCCGCGGCTACCTGCACAAGGACGCCTCCCGCGCCGAGCTGCGGGCCACCGTCACCCAGGCCCTCGCCGACCCGACCTGGCGGCTCGCCCCGCGGCGGCTGCGCTCCAGCGAGATGGGCGCCGCCCCCACGCTGACCGCCCGGGAGATCCAGGTCCTGGAGGGCATGAGCCACGGCCGCAGCAACGCCGAGATCGGCCGCGAGCTGTTCCTGTCCGAGGACACCGTCAAGACCCACGCCCGCCGCCTGTTCAAGAAGCTCGGCGCCTCCGACCGCGCCCACGCCGTGGCCCTCGGCTTCCGCTGGGGACTGGTGCGCTGA
- the shbA gene encoding RNA polymerase sigma factor ShbA yields MRDEEESSTRRTRELVLRAARGDERATDDLLAEVHPLVLRYCRSRLARLPGGARHFVDDVAQEVCLAVLCALPRYRDEGRPFEAFVYGIAAHKVADLQRAAMRGPTSTALPADDLTEKPDDALGPEEQALLSSEAEWAKGLLASLPAHQRELVLLRVAVGLSAEETGRVLGMSPGAVRVAQHRALNRLRALAAS; encoded by the coding sequence ATGCGCGACGAGGAAGAGTCCAGTACGCGTCGGACGCGCGAGCTCGTGCTGCGGGCCGCCCGCGGTGACGAGCGGGCCACCGACGACCTGCTCGCCGAGGTGCACCCCCTGGTCCTGCGGTACTGCCGCTCCCGGCTCGCCCGCCTGCCCGGCGGCGCCCGCCACTTCGTGGACGACGTCGCGCAGGAGGTCTGCCTCGCCGTCCTGTGCGCCCTGCCGCGCTACCGCGACGAGGGCCGCCCGTTCGAGGCGTTCGTCTACGGCATCGCCGCCCACAAGGTCGCCGACCTCCAGCGGGCCGCCATGCGCGGCCCCACCAGCACCGCCCTGCCAGCCGACGACCTGACCGAGAAACCCGACGACGCCCTCGGCCCCGAGGAGCAGGCGCTGCTCAGCAGCGAGGCCGAGTGGGCCAAGGGCCTGCTCGCCTCGCTCCCCGCCCACCAGCGCGAGCTCGTCCTGCTCCGGGTCGCCGTCGGACTCTCCGCCGAGGAGACCGGCCGGGTGCTCGGCATGTCCCCCGGGGCCGTCCGGGTCGCCCAGCACCGCGCCCTCAACCGCCTGCGCGCCCTCGCCGCCAGCTAG